One window from the genome of Podospora pseudocomata strain CBS 415.72m chromosome 6, whole genome shotgun sequence encodes:
- the MIR1 gene encoding mitochondrial phosphate carrier protein (EggNog:ENOG503NTWE; COG:C), with translation MATKTETKPQLSGVALYSRFALAGAICCSVTHGALTPVDVVKTRIQLDPATYNRGMIGGFKQVIKNEGAGALLTGVGPTFAGYFLQGSLKFGGYELFKQQAINYLGYENASKYRTGVYLASSAMAEFFADIALCPLEATRIRLVSQPTYASGLIGGFGKMLKNEGVGAFYAGFGPILFKQIPYTMAKFVVYEKVAEAVYQVFPKKDMADSMQTVVNLGSGLVAGFAAAIVSQPADTMLSKINKTPGAPGEGTTTRLIKIAKELGLKGSYTGIGARLFMVGTLTAFQFAIYGDIKKALGATGGVEIGK, from the exons ATGGCCACCAAGACCGAGACCAAGCCCCAGCTGAGCGGCGTTGCCCTCTACTCCAGATTCGCCCTTGCCGGCGCCATCTGCTGCTCCGTCACCCACGGTGCCCTCACCCCCGTCGATGT CGTCAAGACTCGCATCCAGCTCGACCCCGCTACCTACAACAGGGGCATGATCGGTGGCTTCAAGCAGGTCATCAAGAATGAGGGTGCTGGTGCCCTCCTCACTGGTGTCGGCCCTACCTTCGCCGGTTACTTCCTCCAGGGCTCCCTCAAGTTCGGTGGTTACGAGCTGTTCAAGCAGCAGGCCATCAACTATCTCGGCTACGAGAACGCCTCCAAGTACCGCACCGGTGTCTACCTCGCCTCTtccgccatggccgagtTCTTCGCCGATATTGCCCTCTGCCCTCTTGAGGCCACCCGTATCCGTCTCGTCTCCCAGCCCACCTATGCCTCCGGCCTCATCGGCGGCTTCGGCAAGATGCTCAAGaacgagggtgttggtgccTTCTACGCCGGTTTCGGTCCCATTCTGTTCAAGca GATCCCCTACACCATGGCCAAGTTCGTTGTCTACGAGAAGGTCGCCGAGGCTGTCTACCAGGTCTTCCCCAAGAAGGACATGGCCGACAGCATGCAGACTGTTGTCAACCTCGGCTCCGGTCTCGTTGCCGGTTTCGCCGCTGCCATCGTCTCTCAGCCCGCCGACACTATGTTGagcaagatcaacaagaCCCCCGGCGCCCCCGGTGagggcaccaccacccgcctcatCAAGATCGCCAAGGAGCTCGGCCTCAAGGGCTCCTACACCGGCATCGGCGCCCGTCTCTTCATGGTCGGCACCCTTACCGCTTTCCAGTTCGCCATCTACGGTGACATCAAGAAGGCTCTtg GTGCCACTGGCGGTGTCGAGATCGGCAAATAA
- the DGK1 gene encoding Diacylglycerol kinase (COG:I; BUSCO:EOG09263OD3; EggNog:ENOG503NXUY), producing MSGRTKQAIPSTPRVISPSPTPSEQDGTGQDGYSGPMTRSAARRRLATPLPVEEDIEEDESPELSRARTRSRSPIDTRKVAQLSPRKTSRMASSALKPIAAAAATTTAIATPNGSTGEKAPETNGHLSPPTPSLYYGWSWRDFSRSPSPLGLIPIHRHWRTFVHKHEVPRKALHVSIGFFVVWLYLSGTQTYSVCPYLMGALIPIAAVDVVRHHYQPFNRFYVKVLGALMRESEFSGYNGVIFYLLGAWTALYFFPKDVGVMATLLLSWCDTAASTFGRLYGRYTPRLRRGKSLAGSSAAFLVGVGTAVYFWGWLAPTKGPFPGDENFMFTGTLRLPQLLADAAGLAPAKATISGGLALGVMSLWSGFVAAASEVVDLFGWDDNLTIPVLSGLGIWGFLKVFG from the coding sequence ATGTCTGGCCGAACAAAGCAAGCCATCCCATCTACCCCGCGCGTCATATCGCCGAGTCCGACGCCGTCAGAGCAGGATGGAACCGGCCAGGATGGATACAGCGGGCCGATGACTCggtcggcggcgaggaggaggctggcgaCGCCATTACCAGTAGAGGAGGAtatcgaggaggacgagagcCCAGAACTCTCAAGGGCCCGGACACGAAGCCGCAGCCCGATCGACACGCGAAAGGTGGCCCAACTAAGCCCAAGGAAAACTTCAAGGATGGCATCCAGCGCTCTCAAGCCgatcgcggcggcggcggcgacgacgacagccaTCGCAACGCCCAACGGGAGCACGGGCGAAAAAGCACCAGAAACAAATGGGCACCTCTCCCCGCCCACACCATCACTTTATTATGGATGGAGCTGGCGGGACTTTAGCCGAAGTCCCAGCCCACTCGGTCTGATTCCCATCCACAGGCACTGGAGGACGTTTGTGCACAAGCACGAGGTACCCCGGAAGGCCCTGCACGTATCCATCGGCTTCTTCGTCGTATGGCTCTACCTCTCGGGGACACAAACTTATTCTGTGTGCCCCTACCTCATGGGTGCCTTGATACCCATCGCCGCCGTGGATGTGGTGCGCCATCACTACCAGCCATTCAACCGGTTTTACGTCAAGGTCCTGGGCGCCCTGATGCGCGAGAGCGAGTTTTCCGGTTACAACGGTGTTATCTTCTACCTCTTGGGTGCGTGGACGGCCCTGTACTTTTTCCCCAAGGATGTCGGAGTTATGGCcacgctgctgctgagctggTGTGATACGGCCGCAAGCACCTTTGGCAGGCTATATGGGCGGTACACCCCCCGTCTCCGCCGCGGCAAGTCCCTTGCTGGCTCTTCGGCTGCGTTCCTTGTCGGCGTCGGGACGGCTGTGTACTTTTGGGGGTGGCTCGCCCCGACCAAGGGACCCTTCCCGGGAGATGAGAACTTTATGTTTACGGGAActctccgtctccctcaactcTTGGCGGATGCTGCGGGCCTGGCCCCGGCGAAGGCGACTATTTCTGGAGGGCTTGCGCTTGGTGTCATGAGTTTGTGGTCTGGGTTTGTGGCTGCGGCTAGCGAGGTGGTTGACCTCTTTGGCTGGGACGATAATCTGACCATTCCGGTTCTCAGCGGTCTCGGAATTTGGGGGTTTCTCAAGGTGTTTGGTTAA
- the MCH1 gene encoding putative monocarboxylate transporter mch1 (EggNog:ENOG503PFI3; COG:S), with product MSSTTTPLLHRIPSTSTLGPASSDTTSLRSLPSSRYRRRPRPTATRRALLLSFLSSLLSSLSAGSITIFSLYAPTFQSTLHYSQYRINGLASAASIAMYMPVSLLGYYCDRVGPAPLSLLSAVFFGLGYAGAALFFYWGQQGDPEGVYWGLVGSFVGIGVGTCSMYLSAVATCAKNFGRGRHRGLALAVPIAAFGLSGMWLSQVGDRLFSLDTPGDLGGKKVDVVRFFGFLAILLVIVGVVGAVGLRIVDEQELIEEAVEELERSGILDGSRMLGNGVTREGYGGVDVDEEREEEDMIGAGILDPRKDQEEDKKIKTWVLNAETRRFLTDHTMWLFAFGFFFMIGPGEAFINNMGTVIKTLYDPELRVGGGAGEHETSAATHVSIVGITSTIVRLLTGTLTDLLAPSPQAGHVQIASSTELERKRFSVSRVVFLLFFAVMLSLGLAGLAAGWVQDHGERFWVISGLVGAGYGAVFSLTPIIITVIWGVENFATNWGIVAMFPALGATMWGLVYSAVYQEGARRQSVVGEEDGGDNLCYGVECYASAFWAMAGSVWVACGLVLWAWKGRGGWSQRGVVV from the coding sequence atgtcctcaactaccacccccctcctccaccgcatcccctccacctccaccctcggccccgccagctccgacaccacctccctccgctccctcCCGTCCTCCCGCTACCGCCGCCGTCCCAGACCAACCGCCACCCGCCGcgcccttctcctctccttcctctcctccctcctctcctccctctcagccGGCTCGATCACAATCTTCTCCCTCTACGCCCCCACCTTCCAATCAACCCTCCACTACTCCCAATACCGCATCAACGGCctcgcctcggccgcctccATCGCAATGTACATGCCCGTCTCCCTCCTGGGCTACTACTGCGACCGCGTCggccccgcccccctctccctcctctccgcagTCTTTTTCGGCCTCGGTTACGCAGGCGCGGCGCTGTTCTTTTACTGGGGACAACAGGGGGATCCGGAGGGGGTGTACTGGGGCTTGGTGGGGAGTTTTGTCGGGATAGGGGTTGGCACGTGTAGCATGTACCTCAGTGCTGTGGCGACGTGCGCAAAGaattttgggagggggaggcacagggggttggcgttggcggTGCCGATTGCGGCGTTTGGGTTGAGTGGCATGTGGTTGAGTCAGGTGGGGGATAggcttttttctttggacACACCCGGGGATTTGGGAGGGAAAaaggttgatgttgtcagGTTCTTTGGGTTTTTGGCTATATTGTTGGTGAtcgtgggggtggttggggcgGTGGGGTTGAGGATAGTGGATGAGCAGGAGTTGatcgaggaggcggtggaagaACTAGAGAGGAGTGGGATCTTGGATGGGAGTCGGATGTTGGGGAATGGGGTTACGAGGGAGGGGTACGGGGgtgtggatgttgatgaggagcgagaagaggaggacatgATTGGGGCCGGGATTTTGGATCCGAGAAAAGATCAGGAAGAGGATAAAAAGATCAAGACTTGGGTGTTGAATGcggagacgaggaggtttTTGACGGACCATACCATGTGGTTGTTTGCgtttggcttcttcttcatgatTGGACCGGGGGAGGCGTTTATCAATAATATGGGGACCGTGATCAAGACGTTGTATGATCCGGAattgagggttggtggtggtgctggggagcATGAGACGTCTGCGGCGACCCATGTGAGCATTGTTGGGATCACGAGCACGATTGTCAGGCTGCTGACGGGGACGTTGACGGATTTGCTCGCGCCGAGTCCGCAGGCGGGACATGTCCAGATTGCCTCCAGCACTGAACTTGAGAGAAAAAGATTCTCGGtttcgagggtggtgtttttgctgttttttGCCGTGATGCTTTCTCTGGGGCTGGCGGGGTTGGCAGCGGGGTGGGTGCAAGACCACGGGGAGAGGTTCTGGGTGATTTCGGGGCTGGTCGGGGCCGGGTACGGCGCCGTGTTTAGCCTGacgcccatcatcatcacggTGATCTGGGGGGTGGAGAACTTTGCGACGAACTGGGGGATTGTGGCCATGTTTCCGGCGCTGGGGGCGACGatgtgggggttggtgtatTCGGCTGTTTACCaggagggggcgaggaggcagtcggttgttggggaagaggatgggggggataaTCTGTGTTATGGGGTTGAGTGCTATGCGAGCGCGTTCTGGGCCATGGCGGGGAGTGTCTGGGTTGCGtgtgggttggtgttgtgggcgtggaaggggaggggtgggtggtcgcagaggggggtggtggtttga
- the PPM2 gene encoding tRNA methyltransferase ppm2 (COG:B; COG:O; COG:T; EggNog:ENOG503NTVT) — MGKPKKPKSDTKSPAAKAQDDQVMGTNSSSIVSKRSVEKIYYAGEPPFFRYFVSKYQRRAPLINRGYWLRLRVIDVLVRDFLKRPLREGKKRKVVVNLGAGSDVLPWQCWSRYGGDCGGVKFVDVDFFELMERKKGVVMGEGALRGYLRGGRVPEGERVVVDGKEVLRKGPVVLDSEGYAMVGVDLRDLKRLEEAMGEVLGGGHWREECEFVFVAEVSITYMEREGADGVIEWAGRVGDAEFVLLEQILPDGTGHPFARTMLGHFDKLNTQLKSVEGYPTVGEQRKRFEERGWVEVKVWTLWEAWGDETFLSGEERVRLDEVEEFDEWEEFALFGSHYCVVRARTVGERGAKPVVHSGVEIPVGAVETQVDETTGTRGQRRFAAAMEVSQKGKQSEIVNVLGLGTRNRLQSCDVFTQGEASGLAFGEGGPSSRMCHSLVDIGDSVLLVGGRGSPSSPLKDCWLYEKKSNAWRRTYDLPVPLYRPAAVALGTSGMALLMNGRGKSSTSDGCLLYRHEKGWVECDARGDPFAARYGGVIGVKSSNAGASFSGIYAGGLVDALFTKEVMSWELDISDIRKPFITFTRLQPRTDSNPDASSWLVARFGATCVQHGSEFIILGGVARDHLLGHNDEIVTFSVTGTEYKITHRLTSNASPRALYTGHSAVVAADGRIVITGGGATCFSMGTFWNKGVYSLRLPGSGTTGALPHWTHDKTVDIIPGERSLPIRTKLQHGTSSIAIKTIECVQLKTADDFAKVVRAGRPVVLEGLDLGSCVASWNLKYLAEKVGSNRKVVIHEAATQVMDFNAKNFRYVTTGFGDLAQKIEQGGRLYLRALSQEKPTEKPSVLEEDFPTLGGDFVLPEQLALVRENLFSSVLRLSGPVNMWLHYDVMANVYCQIGGSKRLILFPPSDVEHLSFAPGASSSSIDVFSSLESPELAQTHPHEAVLGSGQVLFLPPLWLHTATPTSDKSIAVNVFFRDLDSNSYAAGKDVYGNRDLAAYEKGRQDIGRIANSFQKLPAEAREFYLLRLADELKRKARG; from the exons ATGggcaaaccaaaaaaacccAAATCCGACACCAAATCCCCCGCAGCCAAAGCCCAAGATGATCAAGTCATGGGA ACAAACTCCTCTTCCATCGTATCCAAACGCTCCGTGGAAAAGATCTACTACGCCGGTGAACCGCCCTTCTTCCGGTACTTTGTCTCCAAGTATCAGCGGCGCGCTCCGTTGATTAACAGGGGGTATTGGTTACGACTACGAGTGATCGATGTCTTGGTGAGGGACTTCTTAAAGAGACcgctgagggaggggaagaagagaaaggtgGTTGTTAATTTGGGGGCGGGGAGTGATGTCTTGCCTTGGCAGTGTTGGAGTCGGTATGGGGGTGATTGTGGGGGGGTCAAGTTTGTGGATGTTGATTTTTTTGAGTTGATGGAACGGAAGAAGGGGGTcgtgatgggggagggggccttGAGGGGTTatttgaggggggggagggtgcctgagggggagagggtggtggtggatgggaaggaggtgcTGAGAAAGGGaccggtggtgttggataGTGAGGGGTATGcgatggtgggggttgatCTACGGGATTTGAAAAGGTTGGAAGAGGCTATGGGGGAGGTACTTGGGGGGGGGCactggagggaggagtgtgagtttgtttttgttgccGAGGTTAGTATTACTTatatggagagggagggggcggatGGGGTCATAGAGTGGGCGGGCAGGGTGGGGGATGCGGAGTTTGTGTTGCTGGAGCAGATTCTCCCGGATGGGACGGGGCACCCTTTTGCGAGGACGATGTTGGGGCATTTTGACAAGTTGAATACGCAGTTGAAGTCGGTGGAGGGTTATCCTACGGTTGGGGAGCAACGCAAAAGgtttgaggagagggggtgggtggaggtgaaggtCTGGACTTTGTGGGAGGCTTGGGGGGACGAGACGTTTTTGtccggggaggagagggtgaggttggatgaggtggaggagtttgatgagtgggaggagtttgcGCTTTTCGGAAGTCATTACTGTGTtgtgagggcgaggacggtgggggagagAGGAGCTAAGCCGGTCGTGCATTCTGGTGTTGAGATTCCGGTGGGAGCGGTAGAGACGCAGGTTGATGAGACGACGGGCACTCGAGGACAAAGGAGGTTTGCTGCCGCGATGGAAGTTTCTCAAAAGGGGAAGCAATCGGAGATTGTGAACGTTCTGGGACTGGGGACCAGGAACAGGCTGCAATCCTGCGACGTTTTCACTCAGGGCGAGGCAAGCGGACTCGcatttggagagggagggccTTCAAGCAGGATGTGTCACTCCCTGGTGGATATCGGAGACTCTGTTTTGCTTGTTGGAGGCCGCGGCTCACCATCAAGCCCCCTCAAAGACTGCTGGCTGTACGAGAAGAAGTCGAATGCCTGGAGGCGGACATACGATCTCCCCGTACCGCTCTATCGGCCAGCCGCTGTCGCTCTCGGAACCTCAGGAATGGCTTTGCTCATGAATGGTAGAGGAAAAAGCTCGACATCTGACGGGTGTTTGCTGTATCGGCACGAAAAAGGGTGGGTTGAGTGTGATGCAAGAGGCGACCCCTTCGCGGCAAGATATGGAGGTGTCATCGGTGTCAAGAGCAGCAATGCGGGTGCCAGTTTCAGCGGCATCTACGCTGGTGGCCTGGTGGATGCGCTCTTCACAAAAGAGGTGATGTCTTGGGAGCTAGATATCTCAGACATCAGGAAGCCTTTCATCACATTCACCCGTTTACAACCTCGGACGGATTCCAACCCAGATGCTTCCAGCTGGCTGGTAGCAAGGTTCGGAGCAACCTGCGTTCAACACGGCAGCGAGTTTATCATTTTGGGCGGAGTGGCTCGAGACCATCTCTTGGGCCACAACGACGAGATCGTAACTTTCTCAGTGACAGGCACAGAGTACAAGATTACTCACCGCTTGACATCCAATGCGTCGCCTCGTGCCCTCTACACTGGACACTCAGCCGTGGTAGCAGCTGACGGCAGAATAGTGATTACCGGGGGCGGTGCTACGTGCTTCTCCATGGGCACCTTCTGGAATAAGGGCGTGTATTCTCTGCGCTTACCAGGCTCTGGCACAACTGGGGCTCTCCCTCACTGGACTCACGACAAGACCGTCGACATCATCCCAGGAGAGCGGAGTCTTCCCATCCGAACCAAGCTCCAACACGGAACCTCAAGCATAGCCATCAAGACCATCGAGTGTGTTCAACTCAAGACAGCAGATGACTTCGCCAAGGTTGTCCGGGCAGGCCGTCCGGTGGTGCTGGAAGGCTTGGATCTGGGCAGTTGTGTCGCCTCTTGGAACCTGAAGTACTTGGCGGAAAAGGTTGGCAGCAACCGCAAG GTTGTCATCCACGAAGCCGCCACTCAAGTAATGGATTTCAATGCCAAGAACTTCCGATACGTAACAACTGGATTCGGAGACTTGGCACAAAAGATTGAGCAAGGCGGCAGGCTGTATCTGCGGGCACTTTCACAGGAGAAGCCCACAGAGAAGCCGTCGGTGCTTGAGGAGGACTTTCCGACTTTGGGCGGTGACTTTGTGTTGCCGGAGCAGCTGGCTTTGGTGCGGGAGAATTTGTTTAGCTCGGTGTTGAGGCTGTCTGGGCCAGTGAATATGTGGCTACATTACGAT GTTATGGCAAATGTATACTGCCAAATAGGGGGTTCCAAAAGACTCATTCTCTTCCCACCCTCAGACGTTGAGCACTTGTCGTTTGCACCCGGTGCTTCCAGCTCTAGCATCGACGTATTTTCGTCTCTTGAGTCGCCGGAGTTAGCACAGACACACCCTCACGAGGCTGTACTGGGCTCTGGCCAGGTCCTCTTCCTGCCCCCGTTGTGGTTGCACACAGCTACACCAACCTCGGACAAGAGCATCGCGGTCAATGTGTTTTTCAGAGATCTTGACAGCAACTCATATGCTGCCGGTAAAGATGTGTATGGGAACCGTGATCTGGCGGCATATGAAAAGGGCAGGCAAGACATCGGTCGCATCGCGAATAGCTTTCAAAAGCTGCCGGCCGAGGCGAGAGAGTTTTATCTCTTGAGGTTGGCTGATGAGCTGAAGCGGAAGGCAAGGGGTTGA
- the SPB4 gene encoding ATP-dependent rRNA helicase spb4 (COG:A; EggNog:ENOG503NXVX), with amino-acid sequence MAPVQPRAKKTPRTWDSLNQSLPPWILDYLQTSGFEQPTPVQKSTLDLFRGNKDVVVEAVTGSGKTLAYLIPVVEKLLRGDEAAKRHHVQGIIIAPTRELAQQIYNVCVSLIKFHPQSAEQLQHDRDEKRTITSEPVVYPQLLVGGTTKAAEDLSAFLRLSPNLLIGTPGRLAELLASPYVKAPASTFEVLVMDEADRLLDLGFSQELNRILGYLPKQRRTGLFSASLSDAVERLVTVGLLYPHRITVRVRNLKDGGEIQERKTPMSLQMSYLITPASQKIPALCQILEKLNPRPARSIVFFSTCFAVKYFAKVLHGVLPEGFSIVSLHGKLEPQVREKNFERFVNSTSPSILLTTDIAARGLDIPQVDLVVQHDPPTDTKVFIHRCGRAGRAGRRGLAVVLLQPGREEGYLQLLEVRQTPCTPLERPEIVLSEEKAKEISTKVRKQAITDREVYQLAQRAFVSWARSYIEHQASSIFRISDLDWVDLAHGYGLVELPKMPEIKGKNIDRSLGLGIDVEAIPFKDKLREEKRLEELAKWKKEKAARVASQQENGERAGQKRKTNEAWSEKQDAEELKVARREKKRKRKEAERASKMTEREREEHMKLEDMIELVRKQNEEKARQEAEERRKERVLGGDGKTFGAFGKGGGSGGGVMTKKKMVVGEEDSDEEEFGGFDD; translated from the exons ATGGCGCCAGTTCAACCACGCGCCAAAAAGACTCCCAGGACTTGGGATTCGCTGAACCAGAGTCTCCCTCCATGGATCCTCGACTATCTTCAGACGTCTGGCTTCGAGCAGCCGACGCCAGTGCAGAAGTCGACACTCGATCTTTTCAGGGGGAATAAGGATGTCGTCGTGGAAGCTGTCACCGGTAGTGGCAAGACGCTGGCTTATTTGATTCCAGTGGTCGAA AAACTCTTGCGCGGAGACGAAGCAGCCAAGAGGCACCATGTCCAAGGCATCATCATTGCGCCCACCCGCGAGCTGGCGCAACAGATCTACAACGTTTGCGTCAGCCTCATCAAGTTCCACCCTCAGTCGGCCGAGCAGCTGCAACATGACCGAGACGAGAAGCGAACTATCACATCCGAACCGGTCGTCTACCCCCAGCTTCTGGTGGGAGGAACGACAAAAGCGGCCGAAGACCTGAGCGCATTCCTGAGGTTATCACCAaacctcctcatcggcaCACCCGGCCGACTCGCCGAgctcctcgcctccccttATGTCAAGGCCCCCGCCTCCACCTTTGAAGTCCTCGTCATGGACGAAGCCGACCGCTTGCTGGACCTTGGTTTCTCCCAAGAGCTCAACCGCATCCTCGGCTACCTCCCCAAGCAGCGCCGCACAGGCTTGTTCAGCGCCTCCCTCAGCGACGCCGTAGAGCGCCTCGTCACAGTCGGCTTACTATACCCCCACCGCATCACCGTCCGGGTACGAAACCTCAAAGACGGCGGCGAAATCCAAGAGCGCAAGACCCCAATGTCCCTCCAAATGTCGtacctcatcacccccgccaGTCAAAAAATCCCGGCGCTCTGCCAGATCCTCGAAAAACTCAACCCCCGCCCGGCCCGATCCATCGTCTTTTTCTCTACCTGCTTCGCGGTAAAATACTTTGCCAAGGTCCTCCACGGCGTTCTCCCAGAAGGCTTCAGCATTGTCTCACTCCACGGCAAACTCGAGCCCCAAGTCCGCGAAAAGAACTTTGAGCGCTTCGTCAACtcgacctccccatccatcctctTGACCACCGACATCGCCGCCCGCGGTCTGGACATTCCACAAGTCGACTTGGTAGTCCAGCATGACCCACCGACAGACACAAAGGTGTTCATCCACCGCTGTGGCCGTGCCGGTCGCGCCGGACGTCGCggtttggcggtggtgttgctccAACCAGGTCGTGAGGAAGGTTATCTCCAACTGCTGGAAGTGAGACAAACACCATGCACACCGTTGGAAAGACCCGAAATTGTTCTTTCTGAAGAGAAAGCCAAGGAGATCTCGACAAAAGTAAGGAAACAAGCCATCACGGACAGGGAAGTGTACCAGCTCGCTCAGAGGGCGTTTGTTTCGTGGGCGCGAAGCTACATTGAACACCAAGCCTCTTCCATCTTTCGGATTTCTGACCTGGACTGGGTGGACCTAGCCCACGGCTACGGGCTGGTTGAACTCCCCAAGATGCCGGAGATCAAGGGCAAAAACATTGACCGCTCCCTCGGCCTGGGCATAGACGTGGAAGCCATTCCGTTCAAGGACAAACTCCGCGAAGAGAAGAGATTGGAAGAACTGGCAAAatggaaaaaggaaaaggcggcTAGGGTGGCTAGCCAACAGGAAAATGGGGAGCGGGCGGGgcaaaagaggaagacgaaCGAGGCTTGGAGTGAGAAGCAGGATGCGGAGGAGCTAAAGGTGGcgaggagagaaaagaagaggaagaggaaagaggcggagagggcgagCAAGATGACGGAacgggaaagggaggagcaCATGAAGCTGGAGGATATGATTGAGCTTGTGAGGAAACAGAATGAGGAGAAGGCTAGGcaagaggcggaggagaggaggaaggaaagggtgttggggggggaCGGGAAGACGTTTGGGGCTTttgggaagggtggtggtagtggtggtggggtgatgacgaaaaagaagatggtggtgggagaggaggacagtgatgaggaggagtttggcgGGTTTGACGATTAA
- a CDS encoding hypothetical protein (COG:S; EggNog:ENOG503P33S) has product MSHYSTSYYPTTTSIPIPPTKSAYQSPYSPYYPPAEETGTYSVSPPELTDDGHSLVSTGGGSYSVGPSGSVSSGSDYYYGGGSGVGGDVAAGNVANVDLNEYMAERFSGGVMDSVGGVMDGCTVRQAKASGHLNAKHRELLELQAKAQARLAKTRARFAQGMEDAREVREDLEWTQRKVASLKTKASKKHTKEYTKARARYPSPDY; this is encoded by the exons ATGTCCCACTATTCAACCTCTTACTaccccaccacaacctccatccccatcccgcCCACCAAGTCAGCCTACCAATCCCCCTACTCTCCATACTACCCACCCGCCGAGGAGACAGGGACGTACTCCGTCTCGCCCCCTGAGCTCACAGATGATGGGCACAGTTTGGTGAgcactggtggtggtagctACTCTGTCGGTCCGTCGGGGTCGGTCTCCTCGGGGTCAGACTACTACTATGGTGGTGggtctggggttgggggggatgttgcgGCGGGAAATGTGGCGAATGTGGATTTGAACGAGTACATGGCTGAGAGGTTCAGcgggggggtgatggattCGGTcgggggggtgatggatgggtgtACTGTGAGGCAGGCAAAGGC TTCTGGTCATTTGAACGCCAAACACAGGGAACTGCTCGAGTTGCAGGCCAAAGCGCAGGCGAGGCTGGCAAAGACGAGGGCGAGGTTCGCGCaggggatggaggatgcgagggaggtgagggaggatttggagtgGACTCAGAGGAAGGTTGC GTCGCTCAAGACAAAAGCGTCAAAGAAGCACACAAAAGAGTACACCAAAGCTCGCGCTCGGTACCCAAGCCCAGATTACTGA
- a CDS encoding hypothetical protein (MEROPS:MER0192051; COG:C; EggNog:ENOG503NX6K), producing the protein MSSDTQSIPKGKGSETLNGGFKPQGNMVAVVPPKPEDLQRSYATVVDANANPKGWYGSMVNGIGTLIGTLGAVPCCVCCPNPYKSVGQGHVGLVTKFGKFYKAVDPGLVKVNPLSENLIQVDVKIQIVEVPKQVCMTKDNVSVHLTSVIYYHIVAPHKAAFGITNVRQALIERTQTTLRHVVGARVLQDVIERREELAQSIGEIIEDVAAGWGVQVESMLIKDIIFSNELQESLSMAAQSKRIGESKIIAAKAEVEAAKLMRQAADILSSAPAMQIRYLEAMQAMAKSANSKVIFLPAANQTMPSTQQFENSLAGGSGNKNYNTFDEGSSSTDPGFQQAINARIIENI; encoded by the exons ATGTCCAGCGACACTCAGAGCAtccccaagggcaagggctCAGAGACACTCAATGGCGGTTTCAAGCCTCAGGGCAACATGGTAGCTGTGGTTCCTCCCAAGCCTGAGGATTTGCAGAGAAGCTATGCCACGGTCGTCGACGCAAATGCTAACCCCAAGGGCTGGTATGGCAGCATGG TTAACGGCATCGGTACTCTCATCGGCACCCTCGGTGCAGTCCCATGCTGCGTCTGCTGCCCCAACCCATACAAATCCGTCGGCCAAGGCCACGTCGGTCTCGTCACCAAGTTCGGCAAGTTCTACAAGGCTGTCGACCCCGgtctcgtcaaagtcaacCCCTTGTCCGAGAACCTCATCCAAGTCGACGTCAAGATCCAGATCGTCGAAGTCCCCAAGCAAGTCTGCATGACCAAAGACAACGTCAGTGTCCACCTCACCTCGGTCATCTACTACCACATCGTAGCCCCCCACAAGGCCGCCTTCGGCATCACCAACGTCCGCCAAGCCCTCATCGAGCGcacccaaaccaccctccGCCACGTCGTCGGCGCCCGCGTCCTCCAAGACGTCATCGAGCGCCGCGAGGAACTCGCCCAGTCCATCGGGGAAATCATCGAAGACGTCGCCGCCGGCTGGGGTGTCCAGGTGGAGAGCATGCTTATCAAGGACATCATCTTCAGCAACGAACTCCAGGAATCTCTTTCCATGGCCGCCCAGTCCAAGAGGATCGGTGAAAGCAAGATCATTGCCGCCAAGGCAGAGGTCGAGGCTGCCAAGCTGATGAGGCAGGCGGCTGATATCTTGTCTTCCGCCCCTGCCATGCAGATTCGCTACCTGGAGGCGATGCAGGCCATGGCCAAGAGTGCGAACAGCAAGGTTATTTTCTTGCCTGCTGCTAATCAGACTATGCCGAGCACCCAACAATTCGAGAATTCGCTGGCTGGGGGGTCGGGAAACAAGAACTACAACACTTTTGACGaggggagcagcagcactgaTCCCGGCTTTCAGCAGGCGATTAATGCCCGGATTATTGAGAATATCTGA